The Pseudomonas sp. G2-4 genome window below encodes:
- a CDS encoding carbohydrate porin, whose amino-acid sequence MKKKNNAQLICQLSAVAAMMLAGSAHAADAFSADSQWMTGDWGGERTKLIEQGIDIKADFVGEMGANLHGGYNDDKTARWSQQFGLGVALDLEKLAGWGDTEAKIQFTRRDGRNISNDRIGDPRAGTLSSSQEVWGRGQTTRLTQLWIKQKYFDSKLDVKAGYFGEGEDFNTFPCEFQNLAFCGSQAGNWATGIWYNWPIMQAAIRVKYNLTPELYAQIGAYNQNPSQLENKNRYKLSGSGTKGTLIPVELVWSPKLNNLPGEYRVGYYKSTAKADDVREDDDGNDAATSGNAYRSHSSKDGYWFVAQQQLTTHNGDASRGLNIAANATFHDKETNIVDNYQSLMFVYKGPFDARPKDDVGIGFSRIHVNEDVKKNAELVNVANGVSDYDDPLFTPLRSTEYNYEINYGFHVTNWLTVRPNLQYITHPGGVDEVDNALVAGLKIQSVF is encoded by the coding sequence ATGAAGAAGAAAAACAACGCCCAGCTAATCTGCCAGTTGTCAGCCGTTGCGGCGATGATGCTGGCCGGTAGCGCACATGCGGCCGACGCGTTCAGCGCCGATTCGCAGTGGATGACGGGTGACTGGGGCGGCGAGCGGACCAAGCTGATCGAGCAAGGTATCGACATCAAGGCTGACTTCGTCGGTGAGATGGGTGCCAATCTCCACGGCGGCTACAACGATGACAAGACAGCGCGTTGGTCCCAGCAGTTTGGCTTGGGCGTCGCCCTCGACCTGGAGAAGCTGGCGGGTTGGGGAGATACAGAGGCCAAGATCCAGTTCACTCGACGTGATGGCCGCAACATCTCCAACGACCGTATTGGCGATCCACGTGCCGGTACCCTCAGTTCTTCCCAGGAAGTGTGGGGTCGTGGGCAAACCACCCGTCTGACCCAGTTGTGGATCAAGCAGAAGTATTTCGACAGTAAGCTGGATGTCAAAGCCGGTTACTTCGGTGAAGGCGAAGACTTCAACACCTTCCCGTGCGAGTTCCAGAACCTGGCGTTCTGCGGTTCGCAGGCGGGTAACTGGGCGACTGGCATCTGGTACAACTGGCCGATCATGCAGGCGGCGATTCGCGTTAAGTACAACCTCACGCCTGAGCTCTATGCGCAAATCGGCGCGTACAACCAGAACCCTTCGCAGCTGGAAAACAAGAACCGCTACAAGCTCAGCGGCAGTGGCACCAAGGGCACCCTCATTCCGGTCGAGTTGGTCTGGTCGCCCAAGCTCAATAATCTGCCGGGCGAATACCGTGTGGGTTACTACAAAAGTACGGCCAAGGCTGATGACGTCCGTGAGGATGACGATGGCAACGACGCCGCGACAAGCGGTAACGCCTATCGCAGCCACAGCAGCAAGGACGGCTACTGGTTCGTCGCGCAGCAACAGCTCACCACTCACAACGGTGACGCTTCGCGCGGTCTGAACATTGCGGCCAACGCCACCTTCCACGACAAGGAAACCAACATCGTCGACAACTACCAGTCGCTGATGTTCGTGTACAAGGGGCCGTTCGATGCGCGTCCTAAAGATGATGTCGGGATCGGTTTCTCCCGGATCCACGTCAACGAAGATGTGAAGAAAAACGCCGAGCTGGTCAACGTTGCCAATGGTGTCTCCGACTACGATGATCCGCTGTTCACGCCGTTGCGTAGCACCGAATACAACTACGAGATCAACTACGGTTTCCACGTTACCAACTGGCTGACCGTACGTCCTAACCTGCAGTACATCACTCACCCGGGCGGTGTGGATGAAGTCGACAACGCGCTGGTGGCCGGCCTGAAAATTCAGTCGGTGTTCTAA
- a CDS encoding D-hexose-6-phosphate mutarotase codes for MHEHPLQRFFRSLRERSVFEWERYRQRDVLVIDHPLCQAVFSRQGAQLLHFQPRGQKPWLWCAAKWPHVGAIRGGVPVCWPWYGRHPSENAWPSHGWARLIDWKLLDSRSDAEGVHLHWQLQLCDWQVDLYADLGERMELRLSTEHQDSLPCQLSQALHAYWRIGDIGEVALSGLEGAQGYDQLSRAVCQQEGELRVEGGCQRVFQHEGELQLKDHAWQRELCIDTGDSADTVVWHPGARPLLGVSWDEVSEFVCVEAASGGTDSLCLAPGERAHLSLQARVGA; via the coding sequence ATGCATGAGCATCCGCTACAACGCTTTTTCAGATCCTTGCGCGAGCGCTCGGTGTTTGAGTGGGAGCGCTATCGGCAGCGCGATGTGCTGGTGATCGATCATCCATTGTGCCAGGCGGTGTTCAGTCGCCAGGGCGCGCAGTTGCTGCACTTTCAGCCGCGCGGCCAGAAGCCCTGGTTGTGGTGTGCGGCCAAGTGGCCACACGTCGGGGCGATACGCGGCGGGGTGCCGGTGTGCTGGCCGTGGTATGGCCGTCATCCGAGCGAAAACGCCTGGCCGTCCCATGGTTGGGCGCGCCTGATCGATTGGAAGCTGCTCGACAGCCGCAGTGATGCAGAAGGCGTGCATCTGCATTGGCAGTTGCAACTGTGCGACTGGCAGGTCGATCTGTATGCCGATTTGGGCGAGCGCATGGAGTTGCGCTTGAGCACCGAGCATCAAGACAGCCTGCCTTGCCAGCTGAGCCAGGCCTTGCACGCCTATTGGCGTATTGGTGACATCGGTGAGGTAGCGCTGTCTGGGCTCGAAGGTGCGCAGGGGTACGACCAGTTGAGCCGTGCGGTTTGCCAGCAGGAGGGCGAGTTGCGGGTCGAGGGTGGCTGTCAGCGGGTGTTTCAGCATGAAGGCGAATTGCAGCTCAAGGACCACGCCTGGCAACGTGAGCTGTGCATCGACACGGGCGACAGCGCCGACACCGTGGTGTGGCATCCCGGCGCGCGGCCACTGTTGGGGGTGAGCTGGGACGAGGTGTCGGAGTTCGTCTGCGTCGAAGCGGCCAGTGGCGGCACCGATAGCTTGTGCCTGGCGCCGGGAGAGCGGGCGCATCTGAGTTTGCAGGCGCGGGTGGGGGCTTGA
- a CDS encoding MurR/RpiR family transcriptional regulator codes for MRNLLEQIQSRLEDLNKAERKVAEVILLNPQQATRFSIAALAQAASVSEPTVNRFCRSFGVSGYPELKLQLAQSLASGAAYVSRAVEADDNPEAYTRKIFGSAIASLDSACQALDPNLISRAVDLLIQARQIHFFGLGASAPVALDAQHKFFRFNLAVTAHADVLMQRMIASVAHTGELFVIISYTGRTRELVEVARIARENGASVLGLTAEGSPLAKASTLSLNIPLPEDTDIYMPMTSRIIQLTVLDVLATGMTLRRGVDFQPHLRKIKESLNASRYPVGDEFN; via the coding sequence GTGCGAAATTTACTGGAGCAGATCCAGAGTCGCCTTGAAGACCTGAACAAGGCCGAACGCAAGGTGGCCGAGGTGATCCTGCTCAACCCACAGCAGGCCACCCGCTTCAGCATCGCCGCCCTCGCCCAGGCCGCGTCGGTCAGCGAGCCTACCGTCAACCGTTTCTGCCGTTCATTCGGCGTCAGCGGTTACCCGGAGCTCAAGCTGCAACTGGCCCAAAGCCTGGCCAGCGGTGCCGCTTACGTCAGTCGTGCGGTAGAGGCCGATGACAACCCGGAAGCTTACACCCGGAAAATCTTTGGCAGTGCCATTGCGTCATTGGACAGCGCCTGCCAGGCCCTTGATCCCAATTTGATCAGTCGCGCCGTCGATCTGCTGATCCAGGCCCGCCAGATCCACTTCTTCGGCCTCGGTGCTTCGGCGCCCGTGGCGTTGGATGCCCAACACAAGTTTTTCCGTTTCAACCTGGCGGTGACCGCCCACGCCGATGTGCTGATGCAGCGCATGATTGCCTCGGTGGCTCATACGGGCGAGCTGTTCGTGATCATTTCCTATACCGGGCGTACCCGTGAGCTGGTGGAAGTGGCGCGCATCGCCCGGGAAAACGGCGCCTCGGTGCTGGGCCTCACCGCCGAAGGCTCACCCCTGGCCAAGGCCAGCACCCTGAGCCTGAACATTCCACTGCCCGAAGACACCGACATCTACATGCCGATGACCTCGCGGATCATCCAGCTCACCGTGCTGGACGTGCTCGCCACTGGCATGACCCTGCGCCGGGGCGTGGACTTCCAGCCGCATTTGCGCAAGATCAAGGAAAGCCTGAACGCCAGCCGGTATCCGGTGGGGGATGAGTTCAACTGA